The Deinococcus koreensis genome window below encodes:
- a CDS encoding type II secretion system protein: MKNGTQGFTLIELLIVIAIIGILAAVLIPNVLNARKRANDTANNAFAGQVATWIAAADTAADTAAKQTTLKGVNTCIAATLQAEGAPTALPASVSGCTVAYDATSGRYTIVSTSTNAVKVTKTY, from the coding sequence ATGAAGAACGGAACCCAAGGCTTCACCCTGATCGAGCTGCTGATCGTCATCGCCATCATCGGCATCCTGGCCGCCGTGCTGATCCCCAACGTGTTGAACGCCCGGAAGCGTGCCAACGACACGGCCAACAACGCCTTCGCCGGCCAGGTCGCCACCTGGATCGCCGCCGCCGACACCGCCGCCGACACCGCCGCCAAGCAGACCACCCTCAAGGGCGTCAACACCTGCATCGCTGCGACGCTGCAAGCCGAAGGCGCGCCGACTGCGCTGCCCGCCTCCGTCTCCGGCTGCACGGTGGCTTACGACGCCACGAGCGGCCGCTACACCATCGTCTCGACCTCCACCAACGCGGTCAAGGTCACCAAGACCTACTAA
- a CDS encoding ComF family protein — MTPDRRPRLPRWLPGWLGGWLRTLLPQACPGCGAQLGAQVGLCRACRDRLRPRVESHSPLRPRAAPHLVTLGEYRGVRRRAVRALKFGRSRDLAGVLGSALAGGVPATWGIQAVVFVPLHPSRQRQRGFNQAELLAQAIAGALGLPCVNALSRTRATRQQSRQRASGRDHMAGAFAARLSLPGPVLLVDDVLTSGATLSACQAALLEAGVDEVYAAVVAR; from the coding sequence CTGACCCCTGACCGGCGCCCCCGACTGCCCCGCTGGCTGCCTGGCTGGCTGGGCGGCTGGCTGCGGACGCTGCTGCCCCAGGCCTGCCCCGGCTGCGGCGCGCAACTGGGCGCCCAGGTGGGCCTGTGCCGGGCGTGCCGCGACCGCCTGCGGCCCCGCGTGGAGTCCCACAGTCCCCTGCGGCCCCGTGCAGCGCCGCATCTGGTCACGCTGGGCGAGTACCGGGGCGTGCGGCGCCGCGCCGTGCGGGCCCTGAAGTTCGGGCGTTCCCGCGATCTGGCCGGTGTGCTGGGGTCGGCGCTGGCAGGGGGCGTGCCGGCGACCTGGGGAATCCAGGCGGTGGTCTTCGTGCCGCTGCATCCCAGCCGGCAGCGACAGCGGGGCTTCAATCAGGCCGAACTGCTGGCCCAGGCGATCGCCGGGGCGCTCGGGCTGCCCTGCGTGAACGCCCTGAGCCGCACCCGGGCCACGCGCCAGCAATCGAGACAGCGCGCCTCGGGTCGGGATCACATGGCCGGCGCCTTCGCGGCCCGCCTGAGCCTGCCCGGCCCGGTGCTCCTGGTGGACGACGTGCTGACCAGCGGGGCCACCCTATCGGCCTGTCAGGCGGCGCTGCTGGAAGCGGGGGTGGACGAGGTCTACGCCGCCGTGGTGGCTCGGTGA